The Nymphaea colorata isolate Beijing-Zhang1983 chromosome 5, ASM883128v2, whole genome shotgun sequence DNA segment AAAGAACTGTAGAAGTAGGGAAGCCAAGTAATCAATTACAACCCAACGAAAACAAGCCCAGAATTTTgatgagagaaagaaatttgTTAACTTTGCATGGAGATCAAGTGTCAAACCTAATTGAAATCCATGAGCTCATGAACAGATTTTGGACTAGCAcgttcaaacaaaaaaaaaacatagcttTTATACAAAAATCACCAATTAAAAATCCAAATGCTGGTATATCCTAAAGATAACAATGGCGATTGGCAATAGGAGGGGGGAAATAAAAGTATTTGCTTTGAGAGCATCCGAAGATTCTTCAGAATATTAAAATGGATCATTCATTTTAATAGAGATGAACATTGAGAACCTCTTTAAAAGGATATGGatgcaataatatatttttcaagtcaTTTAATGAAACATATGAGAAGGCTTAAACTAGGGAATACTTTCTGATCTACCAATAACATGCAATTTATCTAGTATGAGAGGAATCAGAAAAGATAAGCAACATGAGTGGATGACTAGGAGTTCAGTGTTGATTCCATAAGATCAGTTGATCATTACTTTATTCCTTAAATTATACTTTGATGACATGTTCagcctacattttttttttcagaaagatAAGTTTTATTATGAGAATTGTTTCCACTGAACAAGATGATTTGCTTTTCCAACTACTAACAAGCTGGTATTTCGCTCTCTATGAATAACATGCAATTGATAGGTTTGTCAAGAATTCtactccaacaaatttgatgaTTAGAGTGCATCCTTACATGTTTACAAGGTAAATGTATGTTAGGAAACGTCATTCTCTTCTACAAGAAGAAGGTTATACTAAAACTCAAGGTCATGCATGATTCTGCCTATCTGCTTTTGTAGATTCTTTTGAAAACTATAATAACAGAGAAACACCACCTGGTATGGCCACCGAACACACCAAGAATAATAAgacatgaaaaaattgaagtaaaaaTCTTTGCTAGCTTTTGTGAAAAATTGGCTAGTCCCTAATTAACTAAACCTAAAAGAACCATTTGTGAACAAAAATGAGGCAAAACCTAAGTAAAATGACtgacactaaaaaaaaaataaacgcAAATATAAACAAGGCTAGGTAAACGAGACAAAATAGCAAAACTCACAGTGTTTTCAATGGAAATCGGTGGACAAGGCACCCACACCATAAACAACTTAAGGCAGCACTTTCACAACGACAATCTGCTAATCAATTGCTCCTAAAACAGATTAAAATCAAttagagaaaaacaatggaCGACTCCAAACAGTTCAAAGGAACTTGAATGAAAAGAAGATGGAAGAAAACATATTTAACCCGACATTTACCACCACACTTTTGTAGCCCTAGATATgcttcatttcttcaattctgCCCTAAACCACGCATTCAGAGCATGGAGATTGGGAGAAGCATGATCATAAATGGTGAAGAGCAGCCAAACTTGCTAAACCACCATGAGTAGCAGGAGATGGGCGAGAAATCCAGGTACTAAGAGGGGGAGAAAGAGTGAAAATGGTGATCCATCGCAGGTACTCCAAACAGTTCAAAGCATGGAGATTGGAAGAAACATGAACATAAATGGTGAAGAGCAGCCAAACTTGCTAAACCACCATGAGTATCCAAGTactgagagagggagaaagagtgCAAATGGTAATCGATCGCTGGAGCGTTGTGAGGAGCAGGGAGCAGCGACTCATGGTGAGTGATGGAAGATACGGATCTTGCCTCCATAGCATCAGTGTGGAGCAATGTGCAAGCGACTCGtggtgaaaaatgaaagagagagagagagagagagagaagtatcGAGAGAGGGAAGCGAGCTCGAGCAAGCTTCCCGTGCTAGTCAGTTCTGTGGTCTGCGAATAgtgtttgatgcacattttAATAAATGGAACGTGCATTCCATTGCCATCTAATGGCCTCTCAAGAAATTGCATATAGACCAGATTGGATTGGAAGAGTACTTACCAAAACTTACGTGGATTTTCGAGAGCTTATCAGtggttcatttctttttcatgctGTAGATTAGATAGCACTTGGttatccattttttaaaaattatattatgtACTTCTCTATTTGCTTTGCTAACTATCGGATGCTTTACCTTTCACTATTTTAAGCGTGTAAAACTCGCCTTAATCTAAGGGTGCACCACAACTTTCTGAGGCATTCCTTAATTAGACAAAACAAGATATCTAAGTTAGTGTATCAAAGATGTGAGACAATATTACAAGCATATCTTGACACTGTATTCTGACGACCAGTCGCAAACTATAGTGAATGCAATTTATTGAAGACATATGAAGATAGAAATCAATATTTGttaaatttagagagagagacaaagagctTTTGTCGTTGTTAAGTCCATTGttaaatttagagagagagacagagcttTTGTCGTTGTTTTGTGGACTTCCATGCAGGCCATGCAAAGACCAACGTCCAATCCACTCATTTTCCGGATGGCTCTCCACAGTCTTCGATCCACACAAACAGGTCGGCCACCCGTCCACCAAGCCTTCTATCTTATAAATGCCCCCTTCTATAGCAACACCAAGAAGCAGAAGagtcctcttctctctctcccttccatCTTCTCCCCTCCAATCAAGAGCGACAAGTGGAAGAAGAAGCAATAAGAAGGGGAGAAGATTTCAgaaaccaaaaaccaaaaaaaagaaaaagcttcacTGTCATCATCAAAAGGGACTCACCTAGAGTGTTAGATCTGTAACACTCTCGAcggaaaaaagacaaaaatgggCGCCAAGGCGATCTTGGTGTCCACCCTTTTCGGTGTCGCTGTCGTTGCGGTCGTCATCGCCGTGGCGGTGACGGAAACTAAGAAGAAGGGCCAAGGAAGCGGCGGGGATGGTGCAGAACTCAGCACCAGATCTGAGGTTAGTATGAACGCTCAAACTGGTTCGTAAGTCTGATGATCTTTTACTTCGATCACGGCAAGCTTAGGTCACGCATTTGGTAACACCATATTGGAACCCTGCTTGCACCCATTTGTTAACTCCGGCAACAAAATGCAGATGATTAACACCATTTGCTCGCCGACGGACTACAAGGAGACGTGCACCACCTTCCTCTCCGGCGCCGTGAACTCGACGGCAAAGCCGAAAGAAGTCATCGAAGCGGCGGTGAATGTGACGATCGAGGAGGTGACGAAGGCGTTCAACCTCACCCACGATCTCGCTGCCAGCGGGAACGGCACCCACGATGACATGACCCAGCAAGCGCTGGAGAACTGCAAGGAGCTGCTTCAGTACGCCAGGGACGAGCTCCACGACACCTTCTCGGACGTGTCCGCAAACGACATGAAGGATCTCCCGAGCCGCGCCGACGACCTCAGGAACTGGCTGAGCGCTGTCATCTCCTACCAGGTGACCTGCCTCGACGGCTTCAACAACAGCAGCGCGAAGGAGACCATGGAGAAGGGGCTCAAGGTTTCGTCGGAGCTCAGCAGCAACGCCCTCGCCATCGTTACGGAGCTCTCCAACATCTTCGCCAGCTTCTCCATTTCCTTCAAGACCGGCCGCCGCCTTTTCTCCGAGGAGGAGTCCCCCGAGAAGCTCCAGAAGGATGAGTACCCCGAGTGGATGTCGGCCGAGGACCGCCGGATGCTGGCGTCGCTCCACCCGGCGAGAAGGCCGACGCCCAATGTGGTGGTGGCGAAGGACGGGACCGGGCAATTCAAGACAATCAATGATGCGCTGAATGCCATGCCCAAGACCTACGTGGGGAGATACGTCATCTACGTGAAGGCTGGGATCTATAACGAGCAGGTGCTCATGGATAAGTCCAAGGTGAACGTTCTCATGTATGGTGATGGCCCAAGGAGGACCATCGTCTCCGGCAGCAAGAACTTCGTCGACGGCGTCCAGACCTTCAAGACAGCAACCTTCGGTcactttcctctctctctctccccttctcttctTCTAATGATCTTCTTCTTATCCGTTGGCGACTATGGCTAACGTTGGAATCTATGATTCTGCAGCGGTGGTCGGAGACGGTTTCATGGCGCACTCGATGGGCTTCCGCAACACCGCCGGGGCTGCCAAGCACCAGGCCGTCGCCCTCCGCGTCCAATCCGACCAAGCCGTCTTCTACAACTGCCGCATGGACGGCTATCAAGACACGCTCTACGCCCAGACCCACCGGCAATTCTACCGGAACTGCGTCATCTCCGGCACCATCGACTTCATCTTCGGCGACTCCTCCGCCATCTTCCAGAACTGCCTGATCATAATCAGGCGCCCGCTGGACAACCAGCAGAACACAGTCACAGCCCACGGCAGGACAGACAGGAGGGAACCCACCGGCCTCGTTATCCAGAACTGCAGGATTGTGCCCGACGGCCAGCTCTTCCCCGACAGGCTGAAGATCCCCAGCTACTTGGGGAGGCCATGGAAGGAGTATTCGAGGACTGTGGTCATGGAGTCCACCATTGGAGACGTCATCCAGCCTGCTGGGTGGATGCCATGGGATGGGGACTTCGCCCTCAAGACGCTCTTCTATGCAGAGTACAACAACAAGGGCCCCGGTGCCATCACCACCGGCAGAGTCAACTGGCCTGGGTTCAAGGTGATCACCGACAAGAGGGAGGCCCTTCAGTATACCGTCGGAACATTCCTCGACGGCGCCAGCTGGCTGCCCGCCTCCGGCACCCCTTTCGTCCAAGGCCTTGTCCATTGATTTCAGAGAATTTAGAGACGAACATTCCGATAAGATCTACAGCTGCGGATTTATGGGCtgcctcttttttctctttgtttctttctttccctttagAGTGTTATCTGATTCTTTTCAAGAAGTGGGGGAGGAAAAACGAATAaagattattttttcttttttttttttaaagatcaGCAATTCGGAACTTGGTCCGGATGGGGATCATCCATGTATATTGATTTctttatatatgaataaattGTTCAATTGACCGCCATTGAAATAGCCTTAAATAGAATGTAGACGGTTCAGTGAATTATCTCTTTCGCTCTTTCTTGATGCTTACAAATTAGCACATGCCAAagcaaaatcatattttgatcatttaaatttttaaatatatgaaaCCATAAACAAATGGCAAAAAATACAAGTACAAATGTTATGCCAACCAATCCAAAATAATTTAACTTTGTGTTCATCAGCACAAAGATCTAAATACCAATTTGTCTATTGCTATAATTCATTTATCATTTTCCATCAAATaaggcttcttcttcttttttttgcataatAACGTCTTTCTTGAATATGCCatgctttttaaaaattttattaaatgtcTTCTCCTATAAACTTTATTAATCGTGAATAGCCAAGTATCTGCTCAATAATTAAGTTTATTAACAAAAAGTCCcttgtagatatatatatataatttgtatcAAAGAACGATGGTGAAATTTGAGCACTCCCAATGTTGGACTAGATCAATAAGATTTGACCTTGATTCGGCAAAACCAACATCCGGATGACAGACAGACTGTCATCTTGGTCGCTTCGACGATGGGTCGACTGTCATTTCAGTTGTCTCGATGACAGGCCGACCATCATCCCCCCATGAAGAGTGGGCCCCATAGGTGGTGGTGGAATACAAAATTTGCAGCGGAGGGCGAATTACGAAGAGCATTGGTCCATGTGTCTCTTGCGAGAAAGGGGCTTGGgcttattttttggtttttttataaaataatagatatattttaaaactttttaaaatttttcacaaattttttttattgttttaaaaggtttttgttattttaatgatGGTATTTTGATCATTGCTAACCTTTACACATAAACAACTTCCTCAATGAAATTAGTGGGTCAATAAAAACCTTATTATTAATTTTAGTGGATGCTAttcttttaaattataaaaaggcCGTTAGTGTTACTTTGAAGTTGACAAGTACAACCATaaactcattaaaaaatgaGTTAAGACGCTTAACAGCTAACCTCAACACCTATAGCTCCTATAGTGGTTACAATAGGGCCTGCACTGCTTACAAGGACAGAGTTAAGATAGGGCTGAAGGGCCTTAGccttatcttaaaaaaaaattacatgtaaatttgtaaaaaaatcacttgttttatataaaaaattttaaaaataacattttagcgaatgtcaaaatttagaaactttaattcaacctttctcatgaaaaatttttggttccCCCTTGCCCGCAAGCCGGTAAAGTAACTACCAACAACATTAGTCTGCAAAAAAAAGATAGTTAACTTGGCTACAATAGCGCCTGCGGTTCTTACGAGGACAGAGCTAAGGTTGGGCTCAAGGGCTTTAGCcctatcttaaaaaaaaattacatgtaaatttgtaaaagaatcacttgttatatataaaaaattttaaaaattaatattttagcacatgtcaaaatttagaaactttaattcaactttcttcatgaaaaaattttggttctgCCGTTGCCCGCAAGCCGGTAAAGTAGCTACCAACAACATTCGtctgcaaaaaaaaatagttaactTGGCATAACTGTTATATACAAAATTTAAACGAGTAAAACTTGCTTCAATTTGGAACTGGTGTTTTCAGACTTCAACACATCATTGAAAATCGTTAATCTTAGCCTGTTGGGAAGATTTAGAattctttttgagaaaaatatgcgTTTTAAACGTGTCACTTTTTTCATAACCCTTTTTTGTCCTTCTcaaaaacttctttttcttttaactttttgaaaGTATTTTGACCATTACATACCCCTATGCTTAGTTTTTATGCAGAGGGGTGGTCACTTAACCTGTTTGTCTCTCAAGGGTGCGAAGATTTGTACAAATTTCAATGAAAGTTCTTGTAGTATTATTTCTAGATTGATTGTTGACTTCATTTACGTGGAAAAGGAACCAAAAATGCTGCTCCAAATCCCAACAGTTTGGGTTCGGTTTTTGGTTTTGTGGCCTACTTGAGCAGTTCACATAAACAGGCTTTAGGTTAACACAAACCTGGTGTACCCAACTTAATGGACtaataaaatatgtttattACATTTAACAGCCTAAAGTaaggtattttggtaattttagtATAGAGAGAACTTTtcggttttaattttttattagttttatttaataatatagatatatattattaaaaatttattaaaaacttGTGATAGAAACCACGTAAGCGAAGTAACAAAATATACGCTAAAGAGAATTGCTTTGATCACCTTGCTGTGTTCGGAGTTGAATAGTCAAACAGGATCTATTCGAGTCCATAAAGGAGAAACTATATTCCACGTGGCTCTCTGTGAAAGCCGTATGATGAGTAACGCGTCATACAGCTTAGGACCAAGTCTTCCCCCGAGAGAACGGGCGGCGCGTATGAGTATCTTCTTCGGCCTTCCTCACTTTTCGATCCAGATCAAGAGGTCCTCCACCCATCACTAACGACCCTCTCTGCATATAAATTCCCCCGTAAAGCAAAGGAAAAGGTAGAAGGGgactctcctctctccctctttctctctttctttctttcctcctctctctttctcccccagtcgatcttcttctccctttcaaaCAAGATcagtaagaagaagaaggggtggagggagagagaacatctttattaaaaaaaagaaagaagcaaacaaatcACAGACAGCCTTAAGAGAGAAggggaccaaaaaaaaaaagaaaaaaaactttagaTTAGAGTATTGTTATTTACATATCCTGTCTTTCTAACCCTTTGTTGCAGAGTGGTAGCAAACAcattggaagaaaaagaaggtaaaaatgAGTGGCTACGGCCACCTTGACCCAGAGAAGAAGGGCAGCGGCACCGCTGCTCGGAAGATCATGGCCACTGCCATCTTCGGCATCGCCATCGTCGCTGTCGTGATCGCCGTTGCTTTTGTAGAAGTAAGGAAGAACCCAGCACGTGTAATGGGCCAGCCACCTCaggatgaagacagcctcaGCCCCAAGATGGAAGTAATTACCAAAGTCTTGAAATTATGCTCAATTCACTTGACAATTAAGATTGCTTTCTtatcatttgtttatgtttcttACTTTAGGAACTACATTGTGGAGATTAGTAGTTTAAGAAAATTAAGTTCAACGTTTGGTGATCTCAAAAAGACCATTTTTCggcttaattttttatatatacactCAAACTATTATGTATAACTTGccaaattattgtttttataagAGGGTTAAGTACTAGATTCAGTCTCAAATATTAATGTAGCTTATAAGGGtccatttttgaagaaaagaaccTTTGGAGATCTCGGATCTCTTTAGGAAAGTGATTTGACTAACCAATGACAGAACTACGTGACGTGTGTGCCTGTGCTCTTGCCTATACGGACccaaacaatttatttttatttatatgtgatttttttttcacataattTACAATAATTAGTGCCTTTGAAATCTAAGCTTTTTTATTTCGGCACTCTTCAGCCACAACCCTCTTACTTGGTCCATTAAATTGTGATTGCAGCTGATCACTACCATCTGCGCACCAACGGACTACAAGGACACCTGCACCTCCTTCCTCTCCAATGCCGTGAACGAGACGGCGAAGCCGAAGGACGCCATCGAGGCAGCAGTGAAGGTGACGATCGATGAGGTGACGAAGGCGTTGAACGTCTCCCACAACCTCGCCGCCTCCGGCAACCGCACCTACGACGGCATGACCCGGCAGGCGCTGGAGGACTGCAAGGAATTGCTGCAGTTCGCGACGCATGAGCTCCACTACACCTTCTCGGACGTTTCCCAGAACGAGTTGAAGGACCTGCCGAAACGAACGGCGGACCTCAGGAACTGGCTGAGCGCGGTCATCTCCTACCAGGTGACCTGCGTCGACGGCCTGAACGACACCAATGCGAAGACCGCCATGCAGAAGGCGCTCAAAGCCTCGTCCGAGCTCACCAGCAATGCCCTTGCCATTATCACGGAGCTGTCCACGATTTTTTCTGCCTTCCCCATCGAGCTCAAGCATGATCGCCTGCTTACGGAAGCGGAAACAAACGAGGAGCTCAGGAAGGAAGGGTACCCCGAGTGGCTGTCGGCGGAGGACCGCCGGCTGCTGGGGGAGCTCCGCCGAACCAATAGGCCGAGGCCGCATGCGGTGGTGGCGAAGGACGGCAGCGGAAAGTTCACAACCATCACGGCCGCGCTGGAGGCCATGCCCAAGACCTATATGGGGAGGTACGTCATCTACGTGAAGGCTGGGATCTATGACGAGCATGTCATAGTGGACGAGCAGAAGGTGAACGTATTCATGTATGGCGATGGCCCCAGGAAGACCATCGTCACCGGCCGGAAGAACAACGTCGACGGCGTCCCCACCTACGGCACCGCCAGCTTCagtgagctctctctctctctcatgcaaaATTGTTGTACTGATTCCTTTCTCTGTGAGCTTAACAAGCACCTCCCGTTCGACAGCTGCAATCGCGGACGGCTTCATGGCGCATGCAATGGGCTTCCGCAACACAGCCGGCGCTGCTAAGCACCAAGCAGTCGCCCTCCGCATCCAATCGGACCATGCCGTCCTCTATAACTGCCGCATGGATGGGTACCAAGACACGCTCTACGCCCAAACTCACCGGCAGCTGTACAGGAACTGTGTCATCTCCGGCACCGTCGACTTCATCTTCGGCAACTCCGCCGCCGTCTTCCAGAACTGCCTGATCGTAGTGAGGCGGCCGTTGAACGGCCAGGAGAACACTATCACCGCCCATGGAAGAACGGATAAGAGGGAGGGCACGTCCTTCGTCATTCAAAACTGCAGGATCGTCCCCGATGCCCGGCTCTACCCTGTGCGATTCCAAATCCGCAGCTACTTGGGGAGGCCATGGAAGGAGTACGCCAGCACCGTGGTCATGGAGTCCACCATCGGCGACCTCATCCAGCCCGCTGGGTGGCTGCCATGGGACGGAGACTTCGCTCTCAAGACTCTCTACTACGCTGAGTACAACAACAGGGGGCCTGGAGCTCAGACTTCGCAGAGGGTCAAGTGGCCTGGCTTCCATGTGCTCACCAGCAGGAAGGAGGTCCTTCAGTACACCATCGGACCCTTCCTTGATGGCACCAAGTGGCTTCCTGGCGCTGGGATTCCCTACCATGATGGCTTGTTTCattgagatttgaaatttggaaaGCAAGGATTGAGATGGGAGATACGTCTTTTGCTGTCTTTGGATCAATTGGTTGCCTGTGATTGATTTTATGTAATTGATATGAGATTGAGAAGCAAAATATAAGTTTATCTTACAAGCAATACCAGAGGATCAATTAGAGAAATAATTGTATGACTACACCACTTAATCACATTACATTCTAAAGAAATCAAAATTAAGACAGGATATCATTTGTTAGTTTGTCGCAAAAAAACTGCCCTTTTGGGTGGGTGGATAGGAAGATTATACTGTCATCTCCGAGTCAGAGCTGAATACTCCTTTTCTTCATTAAAGAGAAATGTTAACCATACTGGCACATGAAAAATCATGTACACGTATGACACATATAACCAAGTTCGGTTTAAGGCTGCATCGATGCATAGATTGGAGCCCACATTGTCCTTTGAATATCCACAAAtaattagagagagaaagtagtaCTGCGattataatgacaaaaatgtaagaggtaaagaaaatatgttttcacaAGGATTAAGATGCACCGGAGTGACAATAACATGTTCTGCTTCAAACACCCACCGACCACGGTACTCTaccataaaaaatttggttttattGTGTATgggcaaaagaaaaacaagtgaaGTTTGGTCTGGTCTCCTTGTGGCAAAGGAAACACAATTTAATAGTTGGGTGAGTAGGAAGAATATTTTATGATACCGTCTACTAGAAATGCTAAAACTCACCCTTCCTTTTATCTCCATAAAGTACCAGACCAGTTCCTTTTATCCCCACAAAGTACCAGACCAGCTTTATGTACCTCAGGGCAACACCATTTAATCTTTTCAACACATTGATGGTAGTTGGAGAGCCAAAAAAACATTTCTGACCAGGGCACTCTTCATAGATTTTTATGTTCCAAGAGATacttatatacataatatagtAAATGTTTAAAGGTATTCACTTGAAAATAAATAACCCTTGAGGTGCTCGTATGGctaactgcccacaccagtccaTATATAGTTTGGGCTCTAACTAATGAAAATGTACCACTTTGCTTGCTCCTCACCTGACCAAATGTTCTTTTTATGGTCCTTGTATGTGGGATttgtctctttgtttttttcaggAGCATTACTGTCAACATGTTCGGGTTCAAACATGTAAACCACGTTTTATCAGATTTGGGGTACTTGTTGAAGAAGAACGATCCTTGTAAAAGACCATTTGAAATTTTCATCCAGACTAAATTTTTGTAGTGTCGAACTTTTATTTGACAAGTTCGAAAGTGAGGCCTAtaccataaaaaatataaatgaaagacCATTTTTTGAGATTATGAGTAAAGGTTAGACTTGGAAATGGAAATTATAGTTTTAATTAACGTGTTTATGTGAAAATTTCATTAGCATACCAAAATGGATAATTGGCTGAAAGGATTTCAAGATGAATGGTTTGA contains these protein-coding regions:
- the LOC116254188 gene encoding pectinesterase-like; translation: MGAKAILVSTLFGVAVVAVVIAVAVTETKKKGQGSGGDGAELSTRSEMINTICSPTDYKETCTTFLSGAVNSTAKPKEVIEAAVNVTIEEVTKAFNLTHDLAASGNGTHDDMTQQALENCKELLQYARDELHDTFSDVSANDMKDLPSRADDLRNWLSAVISYQVTCLDGFNNSSAKETMEKGLKVSSELSSNALAIVTELSNIFASFSISFKTGRRLFSEEESPEKLQKDEYPEWMSAEDRRMLASLHPARRPTPNVVVAKDGTGQFKTINDALNAMPKTYVGRYVIYVKAGIYNEQVLMDKSKVNVLMYGDGPRRTIVSGSKNFVDGVQTFKTATFAVVGDGFMAHSMGFRNTAGAAKHQAVALRVQSDQAVFYNCRMDGYQDTLYAQTHRQFYRNCVISGTIDFIFGDSSAIFQNCLIIIRRPLDNQQNTVTAHGRTDRREPTGLVIQNCRIVPDGQLFPDRLKIPSYLGRPWKEYSRTVVMESTIGDVIQPAGWMPWDGDFALKTLFYAEYNNKGPGAITTGRVNWPGFKVITDKREALQYTVGTFLDGASWLPASGTPFVQGLVH
- the LOC116254187 gene encoding pectinesterase-like, with product MSGYGHLDPEKKGSGTAARKIMATAIFGIAIVAVVIAVAFVEVRKNPARVMGQPPQDEDSLSPKMELITTICAPTDYKDTCTSFLSNAVNETAKPKDAIEAAVKVTIDEVTKALNVSHNLAASGNRTYDGMTRQALEDCKELLQFATHELHYTFSDVSQNELKDLPKRTADLRNWLSAVISYQVTCVDGLNDTNAKTAMQKALKASSELTSNALAIITELSTIFSAFPIELKHDRLLTEAETNEELRKEGYPEWLSAEDRRLLGELRRTNRPRPHAVVAKDGSGKFTTITAALEAMPKTYMGRYVIYVKAGIYDEHVIVDEQKVNVFMYGDGPRKTIVTGRKNNVDGVPTYGTASFTAIADGFMAHAMGFRNTAGAAKHQAVALRIQSDHAVLYNCRMDGYQDTLYAQTHRQLYRNCVISGTVDFIFGNSAAVFQNCLIVVRRPLNGQENTITAHGRTDKREGTSFVIQNCRIVPDARLYPVRFQIRSYLGRPWKEYASTVVMESTIGDLIQPAGWLPWDGDFALKTLYYAEYNNRGPGAQTSQRVKWPGFHVLTSRKEVLQYTIGPFLDGTKWLPGAGIPYHDGLFH